A region from the Drosophila bipectinata strain 14024-0381.07 chromosome 3R, DbipHiC1v2, whole genome shotgun sequence genome encodes:
- the LOC108128687 gene encoding solute carrier family 35 member F3 isoform X2 translates to MTRDGEIPAIFNPKRVRTPSVVVTGDSSTNGPYNSNNSATGAGTSSSSTVPAVVTTAPGSTGVNGGGGGASGGCGFSNVLTSSNPQITHQDSISSSQQDPNEVIIIPADTPTSAPGSHNAGHHFGGDSSDTQTGADSQQQHQQPNGHADEPEWRFRKLQACKESCCSELARKMYFGVCVTILMTASWVGATHCIKYMYKYRAPYDDVLNDDQDTSSSRAELSTELEDILAISDSSLHHVEDATEMFNIPPRQPVYFSAPFFAAWFFTNFSLLFFPIYILGLFSTRKCEKLSDILGDVLRGFRERGFTVGRFLNRCLCFCILWLVTTYLYTLSLHVLYATDALALFATNVACVYLLSWVILHEQFVGVRIVAIILCDTGIALLAYMDGITESRTLSGVVLATLAGAGYAVFRVMFRKVMGDPPVSQIAFIFTALGFLNALLLWPVVLGLYLTGTESLTSESIPWNLLFAASLLLLVFHVLMQFSAAVTYNMFVTLGLITAVPVSGALDVILYSANFAGMKLAGVILIGIGFFLVMFPENWPDYITRLLRSIIMLGHNARWGRGPRSGTSTGQHPTIIDYRTGYIRSHLRSPSGRVR, encoded by the exons ATGACGCGCGACGGCGAGATTCCAGCCATTTTCAATCCGAAACGGGTGCGTACTCCTTCCGTGGTGGTCACCGGCGACTCTTCGACGAATGGCCCGTACAACAGTAACAACAGCGCCACCGGAGCGGGaaccagcagcagctccacaGTACCGGCCGTGGTCACCACTGCCCCAGGATCCACGGGAGTCaatggcggtggcggcggagcCTCCGGCGGCTGCGGCTTCAGCAACGTGCTCACCTCGAGCAACCCGCAAATAACCCACCAAGACTCAATCTCATCGAGCCAACAGGACCCCAATGAGGTGATCATCATCCCGGCGGACACCCCCACGAGCGCACCTGGTAGCCACAATGCAGGCCATCACTTCGGCGGCGACTCCAGTGACACGCAAACAGGAGCGGActcccagcagcagcaccagcagccaAACGGACATGCGGATGAGCCGGAATGGCGATTCCGGAAGCTGCAGGCCTGCAAGGAGTCCTGCTGCTCGGAACTGGCACGCAAG ATGTACTTCGGGGTGTGCGTGACCATCCTAATGACTGCCTCGTGGGTGGGGGCCACGCATTGCATCAAGTACATGTACAAGTATCGTGCCCCCTACGACGACGTGCTGAACGATGACCAGGACACGTCCTCGAGCCGGGCCGAGCTGAGCACGGAGCTGGAGGACATCCTGGCCATCAGCGACTCGTCGCTGCACCACGTCGAAGACGCCACCGAAATGTTCAACATACCACCGCGTCAACCCGTCTACTTCAGCGCCCCCTTCTTCGCCGCCTGGTTCTTCACCAACTTCTCGCTGCTCTTCTTCCCCATCTACATTCTGGGCCTGTTCTCCACCCGCAAGTGCGAGAAGCTAAGCGACATCCTAGGCGACGTGTTGCGTGGCTTCCGGGAAAGAGGTTTCACAGTGG GACGTTTTCTCAATCGCTGTCTCTGCTTCTGCATTTTGTGGCTGGTCACCACCTACCTGTACACGCTGTCCCTGCACGTGCTCTACGCCACGGATGCACTGGCTCTGTTTGCCACCAACGTGGCCTGCGTCTACCTGCTTTCCTGGGTGATCCTTCACGAGCAGTTTGTGGGCGTGCGC ATCGTGGCCATCATTCTCTGCGACACGGGCATCGCCCTGCTGGCCTACATGGACGGGATCACGGAGAGCCGCACCCTGAGCGGCGTTGTCCTGGCCACGCTGGCCGGTGCCGGCTATGCCGTGTTTAGG GTTATGTTCCGCAAGGTGATGGGCGATCCGCCGGTGAGCCAAATCGCCTTCATTTTCACCGCCCTCGGCTTCCTCAATGCCCTGCTGCTGTGGCCCGTGGTGCTGGGACTCTACCTGACTGGCACGGAAAGCCTGACATCGGAGAGCATACCCTGGAACCTGCTGTTCGCCGCTAGCCTCCTGCTCCTGG TTTTCCACGTTCTGATGCAGTTCAGCGCCGCCGTTACGTACAACATGTTTGTGACATTGGGTCTGATTACCGCTGTGCCCGTTTCTGGTG CCCTCGACGTCATCCTGTACAGTGCCAACTTTGCGGGCATGAAGCTGGCCGGAGTTATCCTGATTGGCATCGGATTTTTCCTCGTTATGTTCCCCGAGAACTGGCCGGACTATATAACGCGACTTCTGCG AAGCATCATAATGCTGGGTCACAATGCGAG ATGGGGTCGAGGCCCTCGGAGCGGTACTTCAACAGGTCAGCATCCCACCATTATCGACTATCGGACGGGATACATAAGGTCCCATCTTCGTTCACCCTCTGGCCGTGTGAGATGA